Proteins from one Pygocentrus nattereri isolate fPygNat1 chromosome 16, fPygNat1.pri, whole genome shotgun sequence genomic window:
- the LOC108436869 gene encoding uncharacterized protein LOC108436869 encodes MTLSRVWTFLGLLAAASAVTILYPGLGGSESLTCECPDHQCQKVYWYRFLQETEKLQFLVFGNSANSVKHAEGIDGTRFKVSANEGSKMTYSLRITGLQKNETGFYSCMFNSPKHEQKSQMPAGYYIRPGESPPTSSPPIIKTPKKTKTRVCPSNIQPVKGCKPLVLWPSVGVLLVLAVVLISTLYYFSRLPKKCRHHFTKKMQL; translated from the exons ATGACTCTCAGTCGTGTCTGGACATTCCTGGGCCTTTTAGCAGCAG CGTCTGCAGTGACCATTCTCTATCCCGGTCTTGGCGGCTCAGAGTCCCTGACCTGTGAGTGCCCGGACCACCAGTGTCAGAAGGTGTACTGGTACCGTTTCCTCCAGGAAACCGAAAAGCTCCAGTTCCTCGTGTTTGGTAACAGCGCGAACAGTGTGAAGCATGCAGAGGGCATCGACGGAACCCGCTTCAAGGTGTCTGCAAATGAGGGGTCCAAGATGACGTATTCACTGCGCATCACCGGCCTGCAGAAGAACGAGACGGGCTTCTATTCCTGCATGTTTAACAGTCCAAAGCATGAGCAGAAGAGCCAGATGCCAGCTGGATACTACATCAGGCCTGGAG AATCCCCGCCCACTTCATCGCCACCAATAATCAAGactccaaagaaaacaaaaactcgAGTCTGCCCATCTAACATTCAGCCAGTGAAAG GCTGTAAACCTCTGGTGCTTTGGCCAAGTGTTGGTGTTCTTCTGGTTCTGGCAGTGGTTCTGATCTCAACATTGTATTACTTCAGCA GACTACCAAAGAAGTGCCGACATCACTTCACCAA AAAGATGCAGCTGTGA
- the zmat1 gene encoding zinc finger matrin-type protein 1, protein MSVLEGGAPCETDISDSVNPDSASVSDADTVQNTNAPSCHVEDSQNDSELLKGLLTDTFCQVCEAVLLFESQRVSHYEGKKHAQRVRIYLQSKKAEKNKQSQECGSFPSSKVDPEKVCELCNMVFSSPVVARSHYEGKVHAKNMRKSDTTLSADIRTTAGSVALPVPAREGTAGVKVDQEQKESTASAAQEVDLSDPDKYCKLCTASFNNPLIAQQHYSGRKHQRNQARQEMLSKLSEESEHASSLTCPVCCVTLSSIETYQAHMQGNKHFVQEKKIVGLCKSQKKVYDSFQDELADYIQVQKARGLEPKRGLGPGQRSAEEEVKEGEPLEEEPPPAPSHLPHPPLPPPLPPAFHPPHWRPPFQHRAGHFGFRGRFPVQHQWGQGYPPHPPPLIPGLTGRPVRRRRSQDSFSSSSSDSSSYTSTSSSTSSSSSSDTSSDSSRDRRRRRRTRKERMKRSREQNDDSEKEERRRTKRRRKKENEEEQGHVMTGRRQRRMSFEEEQGADEDKERRKWKEKSHRGDSSEEDQYRSKRRVSSKSKRRKEGHHRKRQKEEDEGDQSKGSVEEGMDRGEGVKATVEEHTEEGTELKDERPKRKKDKKKAKERMEGGDNRTEEEKLWDETILGIF, encoded by the exons ATGTCTGTGTTAGAGGGTGGCGCGCCGTGTGAAACAGATATCAGTGATTCAGTTAATCCAGACTCGGCATCTGTTTCAGACGCCGACACAGTACAAAACACTAACGCCCCTAGTTGTCATGTTGAAG ACTCCCAGAACGACAGTGAACTTCTTAAAGGCCTGCTGACCGATACCTTCTGTCAGGTGTGTGAGGCAGTATTGCTGTTTGAATCTCAGAGAGTCTCTCATTATGAG GGAAAGAAGCATGCTCAGCGAGTCAGAATCTACTTACAGAGcaagaaagcagaaaagaacaaacaaagtCAAGAGTGTGGCAGCTTTCCT AGCAGTAAGGTAGATCCAGAGAAAGTCTGTGAGCTGTGCAACATGGTATTCAGCTCTCCTGTGGTCGCCAGGTCACACTATGAGGGTAAAGTCCATGCCAAGAACATGAGGAAAAGCGACACTACACTCTCCGCAG ATATCAGGACCACTGCGGGCTCAGTGGCTCTCCCTGTGCCTGCTAGGGAAGGTACTGCAGGGGTTAAAGTGGATCAGGAGCAGAAGGAAAGCACTGCTTCTGCTGCTCAGGAGGTCGATCTCAGTGACCCAGACAAGTATTGTAAGCTGTGTACAGCCTCTTTCAACAACCCCCTTATAGCCCAGCAACACTATAGTGGACGCAAGCACCAGCGCAACCAGGCTCGCCAGGAGATGCTCAGCAAACTCTCAGAGGAGTCTGAGCATG CAAGCTCTCTAACATGTCCAGTGTGCTGTGTGACTCTCAGCTCCATAGAGACATATCAGGCTCACATGCAGGGCAATAAACACTTTGTCCA AGAAAAGAAGATAGTTGGTTTATGCAAATCACAGAAGAAAGTGTACGACTCGTTCCAGGATGAGTTGGCTGACTACATCCAGGTCCAGAAAGCTCGGGGGTTGGAGCCCAAAAGAGGACTAGGCCCAGGACAGAGAAGTGCAGAGGAGGAAGTGAAAGAGGGTGAGCCATTAGAGGAGGAGCCTCCTCCTGCTCCATCACATCtgcctcatcctcctcttcctcctcctcttcctcctgccTTCCATCCACCACACTGGCGCCCGCCATTTCAACATCGAGCTGGTCATTTTGGCTTCAGAGGCAGGTTCCCAGTACAGCACCAGTGGGGTCAAGGCTACCCACCCCATCCTCCTCCTCTTATCCCTGGCCTTACAGGTAGACCAGTGCGTAGGAGGCGGAGCCAAGATTCATTTAGCTCCTCTTCCTCTGACTCCTCATCTTATACTagcaccagcagcagcaccagcagcagcagtagtagcgataccagcagtgacagcagcagaGACAGGAGGAGACGACgaagaacaagaaaagaaagaatgaagagGAGTAGAGAGCAGAATGATGACtctgagaaagaagagagaaggaggactAAGAGGAggcgaaagaaagaaaatgaggagGAACAAGGCCATGTAATGACAGGAAGGAGACAGAGGAGAATGAGTTTTGAAGAGGAGCAAGGAGCAGACGAGGATAAAGAGAGGAGGAAGTGGAAGGAGAAAAGCCACAGAGGAGATTCCAGCGAGGAGGATCAATACAGGAGTAAGAGAAGAGTCAGCAGCAAGAGCAAGAGACGAAAAGAAGGGCATcatagaaaaagacagaaagaggaggaTGAAGGAGACCAGAGCAAAGGATCTGTTGAAGAAGGTATGGACAGAGGTGAGGGAGTGAAGGCCACGGTGGAAGAGCACAcagaggaaggaactgaacttAAAGATGAGAGGCCAAAGCGCAAAAAAGACAAGAAGAAAGCAAAGGAAAGGATGGAGGGAGGGGACAACAGGACTGAGGAGGAAAAGCTCTGGGATGAAACCATTTTGGGCATATTCTGA